The Streptomyces sp. HSG2 genome has a segment encoding these proteins:
- a CDS encoding GGDEF domain-containing protein, translating to MGEDRRLAAVVALAQGMAAARSSRDVWRAAALGGCRALGGGFAALSVWERGLGRLRVLVNVGERAPDEEEFPEDESYPVHQFAEITEFLHERWAGGGEPGAWVETAEGPAAGRPGYVHQRVAALRHRGRGCCVVAPIVLHGRAWGELYVARPVGAPPFGRADADFATVLAAVVAAGIAQTERLEEVRRLAFTDALTGLANRRAVDAGLEEAVERHLRDGVVVSLVVCDLNGLKRVNDTHGHAVGDRLLERFGCVLSRCGAMVPGALVARLGGDEFCLLSVGPAADVVVGVADELCRRAGELELGDGVACGVASTEDPIGPVGSARRLFRLADAAQYQAKAEGAERPVVAGRGGPADPVVALADEPSSRGEGGERRRFRGRRAP from the coding sequence ATGGGTGAGGACAGGCGGCTCGCGGCCGTCGTCGCGCTGGCACAGGGCATGGCCGCCGCGCGGAGTTCCCGCGACGTCTGGCGCGCCGCCGCCCTGGGCGGCTGCCGCGCGCTGGGCGGTGGCTTCGCGGCGCTGTCGGTGTGGGAACGGGGGCTGGGCAGGCTCCGCGTCCTGGTGAACGTGGGGGAGCGGGCCCCGGACGAGGAGGAGTTCCCCGAGGACGAGTCCTACCCGGTGCACCAGTTCGCGGAGATTACCGAGTTCCTCCACGAACGCTGGGCGGGCGGCGGCGAGCCCGGTGCCTGGGTGGAGACCGCCGAGGGTCCGGCCGCCGGGCGCCCGGGATACGTGCACCAACGGGTGGCCGCGCTGCGCCACCGAGGACGGGGCTGCTGTGTCGTCGCCCCGATCGTCCTGCACGGCCGGGCCTGGGGGGAGCTGTACGTGGCGCGGCCCGTCGGCGCGCCGCCCTTCGGTCGAGCCGACGCCGACTTCGCCACCGTCCTGGCCGCGGTGGTCGCCGCCGGGATCGCGCAGACCGAGCGCTTGGAGGAGGTGCGCCGATTGGCCTTCACCGACGCGCTCACCGGCCTGGCCAACCGCCGGGCGGTGGACGCCGGACTGGAGGAGGCGGTCGAGCGCCACCTGCGGGACGGTGTGGTCGTCAGCCTCGTCGTCTGCGATCTGAACGGGCTCAAGCGCGTCAACGACACCCACGGGCACGCCGTGGGAGACCGACTCCTGGAGCGGTTCGGCTGTGTGCTCTCGCGGTGCGGGGCGATGGTTCCCGGTGCGCTCGTGGCACGGCTCGGCGGCGACGAGTTCTGCCTGCTCTCGGTCGGTCCGGCGGCCGACGTGGTGGTCGGGGTCGCCGACGAGCTGTGCCGTCGGGCGGGTGAGTTGGAGCTCGGCGACGGCGTGGCGTGCGGGGTGGCGTCCACCGAGGACCCGATCGGACCGGTCGGCTCGGCCCGGCGTCTCTTCCGGCTGGCCGACGCGGCCCAGTACCAGGCGAAGGCGGAGGGCGCGGAACGCCCGGTCGTCGCCGGGCGGGGCGGTCCGGCGGACCCGGTCGTGGCGCTGGCCGACGAGCCCTCCTCGCGGGGCGAGGGCGGAGAGCGTCGCCGCTTCCGAGGGCGGCGAGCGCCATAG
- a CDS encoding biotin--[acetyl-CoA-carboxylase] ligase codes for MSPDPSDDRDRWSDLDRPPLNDSALRRGLVREGGLWTEVRVVRRTGSTNSDLVAEALAGTADEGTVLVAEEQTEGRGRLDRRWVAPSRSGLFFSVLLRPVEVPVARWGWLPLLTGVAVASGLSRAAGVDTALKWPNDLLVTVDGRERKAGGILAERAGGDGVVVGVGVNVTLREDELPVPEAGSLVLAGAAGTDRDPLLRGVLRSLEEWYGRWRGAGGDASASGLQEAYAAGCATLGRVVRAELPGDRSLVGEAVALDGDGRLVLATPSGLREPVGAGDIVHLRQA; via the coding sequence ATGTCACCCGACCCTTCCGACGACCGGGACCGGTGGTCCGATCTGGACCGTCCCCCGCTGAACGATTCCGCGCTGCGTCGGGGGCTGGTGCGCGAGGGCGGACTGTGGACCGAGGTGCGGGTGGTGCGCCGCACCGGCTCCACCAACTCGGATCTGGTGGCGGAGGCCTTGGCGGGCACGGCCGACGAGGGCACGGTGCTGGTCGCCGAGGAGCAGACCGAGGGGCGTGGCCGGCTCGACCGGAGGTGGGTGGCGCCCTCGCGCTCCGGGCTCTTCTTCTCCGTGTTGCTGCGGCCGGTCGAGGTGCCCGTGGCCCGCTGGGGCTGGCTGCCGCTGTTGACCGGGGTCGCCGTGGCGAGCGGCCTGTCCCGTGCGGCGGGTGTGGACACCGCGTTGAAGTGGCCCAACGATCTCCTCGTCACCGTGGACGGGCGGGAGCGGAAGGCCGGGGGGATCCTGGCGGAGCGGGCGGGCGGGGACGGCGTCGTCGTCGGCGTCGGCGTCAACGTCACCCTCCGGGAGGACGAACTACCGGTGCCGGAGGCCGGATCACTCGTCCTCGCGGGCGCGGCGGGGACCGACCGGGATCCGCTGCTGCGGGGGGTCCTGCGTTCGCTGGAGGAATGGTACGGCCGGTGGCGAGGGGCGGGGGGCGACGCGTCGGCGAGCGGCCTCCAGGAGGCGTACGCGGCCGGCTGCGCGACGCTCGGGCGGGTGGTCCGCGCCGAGCTGCCCGGTGATCGGTCGCTGGTGGGCGAGGCGGTCGCCCTCGACGGCGACGGGCGCCTGGTGCTCGCCACACCCAGCGGGCTGAGGGAACCGGTGGGCGCGGGGGACATCGTCCACCTGCGGCAGGCCTGA
- a CDS encoding biotin carboxylase N-terminal domain-containing protein yields MRKVLIANRGEIAVRVARACRDAGIASVAVYADPDRDALHVRAADEAFALGGDTPATSYLDMDKVLNAARESGADAVHPGYGFLSENAEFARAVLDAGLIWIGPPPQAIRDLGDKVAARHIAQRAGAPLVAGTSDPVAGSEEVVAFAREHGLPIAIKAAFGGGGRGLKVARTLEEVPELYDSAVREAVAAFGRGECFVERYLDKPRHVETQCLADTHGNVVVVSTRDCSLQRRHQKLVEEAPAPFLSEGQVAELYRASKAILKEAGYVGAGTVEFLVGADGTISFLEVNTRLQVEHPVTEEVSGIDLVREMFRIADGEALGYDDPPLRGHSFEFRINGEDPGRGFLPAPGTVTNFAAPSGPGVRLDAGVESGSVIGPAWDSLLAKLIVTGRTRAEALQRAARALDEFTVEGMATAIPFHRVVVRDPAFAPELSGSEEPFTVHTRWIETEFVNDIPPFAASAGGEGEEESGRETVVVEVGGKRLEVSLPSSLGMSLARTGLAAGAKPKRRAAKKSGPASSGDTLASPMQGTIVKIAVEEGQEVKEGDLVVVLEAMKMEQPLNAHRAGTVKGLNAEVGASLTSGAVICEIKD; encoded by the coding sequence GTGCGCAAGGTGCTCATCGCCAACCGTGGCGAAATCGCTGTCCGCGTGGCCCGGGCCTGCCGGGACGCCGGAATCGCCAGCGTGGCCGTCTACGCGGACCCGGACCGGGACGCCCTGCATGTCCGCGCCGCCGACGAGGCGTTCGCCCTGGGCGGTGACACCCCCGCCACCAGCTACCTCGACATGGACAAGGTCCTGAACGCGGCTCGGGAGTCCGGCGCGGACGCCGTCCACCCCGGATACGGCTTCCTCTCGGAGAACGCCGAGTTCGCGCGGGCCGTCCTGGACGCCGGGCTGATCTGGATCGGCCCGCCCCCGCAGGCCATCCGCGACCTGGGCGACAAGGTCGCCGCCCGGCACATCGCGCAGCGCGCCGGGGCGCCGCTCGTGGCAGGCACCTCCGACCCGGTCGCCGGCTCCGAGGAAGTCGTCGCCTTCGCGCGGGAGCACGGGCTGCCCATCGCCATCAAGGCCGCCTTCGGCGGTGGCGGGCGAGGACTCAAGGTCGCCCGCACCCTGGAGGAGGTCCCGGAGCTGTACGACTCGGCGGTGCGCGAGGCGGTCGCGGCGTTCGGTCGCGGCGAGTGCTTCGTCGAGCGCTATCTGGACAAGCCCCGGCACGTGGAGACCCAGTGTCTCGCCGACACGCACGGCAACGTCGTGGTGGTCTCCACACGGGACTGTTCCCTTCAGCGCCGCCATCAGAAGCTCGTGGAGGAGGCGCCCGCGCCCTTCCTGAGCGAGGGGCAGGTCGCGGAGCTCTACCGGGCGTCCAAGGCCATCCTCAAGGAGGCCGGCTACGTGGGCGCGGGGACCGTGGAGTTCCTCGTGGGGGCGGACGGGACCATCTCCTTCCTGGAGGTGAACACCCGCCTTCAGGTCGAGCACCCGGTCACCGAGGAGGTCTCCGGCATCGACCTGGTCCGCGAGATGTTCCGGATCGCCGACGGAGAGGCCCTCGGCTACGACGACCCGCCCCTGCGCGGCCACTCCTTCGAGTTCCGCATCAACGGCGAGGACCCCGGGCGCGGCTTCCTCCCCGCGCCCGGCACCGTGACGAACTTCGCCGCGCCGTCGGGGCCGGGCGTCCGCCTGGACGCCGGTGTGGAGTCGGGCAGCGTCATCGGACCGGCCTGGGACTCCCTGCTGGCCAAGCTGATCGTGACCGGCCGCACCAGGGCGGAGGCCCTCCAGCGCGCCGCCCGCGCCCTGGACGAGTTCACCGTCGAGGGCATGGCGACCGCCATCCCCTTCCACCGGGTGGTGGTGCGCGATCCGGCCTTCGCTCCCGAGCTGTCCGGGTCCGAGGAGCCCTTCACCGTCCACACCCGGTGGATCGAGACCGAGTTCGTCAACGACATCCCGCCCTTCGCCGCCTCCGCCGGTGGGGAAGGCGAGGAGGAGTCCGGCCGCGAGACGGTCGTGGTGGAGGTCGGCGGCAAGCGGCTGGAGGTCTCCCTCCCCTCCTCCCTGGGGATGTCCCTGGCCCGCACCGGCCTGGCCGCCGGGGCCAAGCCCAAGCGCCGCGCCGCGAAGAAGTCGGGCCCCGCCTCTTCCGGGGACACCCTGGCCTCCCCGATGCAGGGAACGATCGTCAAGATCGCGGTCGAGGAGGGTCAGGAGGTCAAGGAGGGCGACCTCGTGGTCGTCCTGGAGGCCATGAAGATGGAGCAGCCCCTCAACGCGCATCGGGCCGGCACCGTCAAGGGCCTGAACGCCGAGGTCGGGGCCTCCCTCACCTCCGGCGCCGTCATCTGCGAGATCAAGGACTGA
- a CDS encoding acyl-CoA carboxylase epsilon subunit → MIKIVRGNPTPEELAAALAVVRARAVASAEPPDPAPAPGAWADPARIATRRRPHPGPSTWARTYWPG, encoded by the coding sequence GTGATCAAGATCGTCAGGGGCAACCCGACCCCGGAGGAGCTGGCCGCCGCGCTGGCGGTGGTCCGCGCCCGCGCCGTCGCGTCGGCCGAACCGCCGGATCCGGCGCCGGCGCCGGGCGCGTGGGCGGACCCCGCCCGCATCGCCACCCGCCGCCGCCCCCACCCGGGGCCGTCGACCTGGGCCCGCACCTACTGGCCCGGCTGA
- a CDS encoding acyl-CoA carboxylase subunit beta, which yields MSEPVEQRPDVPTTAGKLADLQRRIEEATHAGSERAVEKQHAKGKLTARERIDLLLDDDSFVELDEFARHRSTNFGLDANRPYGDGVVTGYGTVDGRPVALFSQDFTVFGGALGEVYGQKIVKVMDFALKTGCPVIGINDSGGARIQEGVASLGAYGEIFRRNTHASGVIPQISLVVGPCAGGAVYSPAITDFTVMVDRTSHMFITGPDVIKTVTGEDVGFEELGGARTHNTASGVAHHMAGDEKDAIEYVKQLLSYLPSNNLSEPPAFPEEADLDVGESDRELDTLVPDSANQPYDMRTVIEHVLDDGEFCETQPMFAPNILTGFGRVEGHPVGIVANQPMQFAGCLDITASEKAARFVRTCDAFNVPVVTFVDVPGFLPGVDQEHDGIIRRGAKLIYAYAEATVPLITVITRKAFGGAYDVMGSKHLGADLNLAWPTAQIAVMGAQGAVNILHRRTLAEAAANGEDVEEVRARLMREYEDALLNPYTAAERGYVDAVIMPSDTRRHLVRGLRQLRTKRESLPPKKHGNIPL from the coding sequence ATGTCCGAACCGGTAGAGCAGCGACCCGACGTCCCCACGACCGCGGGTAAGCTCGCGGATCTCCAGCGTCGCATCGAGGAAGCGACGCACGCCGGTTCGGAACGCGCCGTGGAGAAACAGCACGCCAAGGGCAAACTGACCGCGCGTGAGCGGATCGACCTGCTCCTCGACGATGACTCCTTCGTCGAGTTGGACGAGTTCGCCCGACACCGGTCCACCAACTTCGGGCTGGACGCCAACCGGCCCTACGGCGACGGCGTCGTCACCGGCTACGGCACCGTCGACGGGCGCCCGGTGGCCCTCTTCTCGCAGGACTTCACCGTCTTCGGCGGCGCGCTCGGCGAGGTCTACGGCCAGAAGATCGTCAAGGTGATGGACTTCGCGCTGAAGACCGGTTGCCCCGTGATCGGGATCAACGACTCCGGGGGCGCGCGCATCCAGGAGGGAGTGGCCTCGCTCGGCGCCTACGGGGAGATCTTCCGACGCAACACCCACGCCTCCGGGGTGATCCCGCAGATCTCCCTCGTCGTCGGCCCGTGCGCGGGCGGTGCCGTCTACTCCCCGGCGATCACCGACTTCACCGTCATGGTGGACCGGACCTCGCACATGTTCATCACCGGTCCGGACGTGATCAAGACCGTCACCGGCGAGGACGTCGGGTTCGAGGAGCTCGGCGGCGCCCGCACCCACAACACCGCCTCCGGCGTCGCCCACCACATGGCCGGCGACGAGAAGGACGCCATCGAGTACGTCAAGCAACTGCTGTCGTACCTGCCGTCGAACAACCTCTCCGAGCCGCCGGCCTTCCCCGAGGAGGCGGACCTCGACGTCGGCGAGAGCGACCGCGAACTGGACACGCTCGTCCCGGACAGCGCCAACCAGCCGTACGACATGCGCACCGTCATCGAGCACGTCCTCGACGACGGCGAGTTCTGCGAGACCCAGCCGATGTTCGCGCCGAACATCCTCACCGGGTTCGGCCGGGTCGAGGGGCATCCCGTCGGCATCGTCGCCAACCAGCCGATGCAGTTCGCCGGTTGTCTGGACATCACCGCCTCGGAGAAGGCCGCGCGCTTCGTCCGCACCTGCGACGCCTTCAACGTCCCCGTGGTGACCTTCGTCGACGTCCCCGGTTTCCTGCCCGGAGTGGACCAGGAACACGACGGGATCATCCGCCGGGGCGCGAAGCTGATCTACGCCTACGCCGAGGCCACCGTCCCCCTGATCACCGTCATCACCCGCAAGGCGTTCGGCGGCGCCTACGACGTCATGGGCTCCAAGCACCTGGGCGCCGATCTGAACCTCGCCTGGCCGACGGCGCAGATCGCCGTCATGGGCGCGCAGGGCGCGGTCAACATCCTGCACCGGCGCACCCTGGCCGAGGCGGCGGCGAACGGCGAGGACGTCGAAGAGGTGCGGGCGCGTCTGATGCGGGAGTACGAGGACGCGCTGCTCAACCCGTACACGGCCGCCGAGCGGGGCTATGTCGACGCGGTGATCATGCCATCCGACACCCGGCGCCACCTGGTCCGAGGCCTGCGACAACTGCGCACCAAGCGGGAGTCGCTGCCGCCGAAGAAGCACGGCAACATCCCGCTCTGA
- a CDS encoding adenylate/guanylate cyclase domain-containing protein has product MTVDDTGPGAEGDDGLEPRRADSAEDPLALRLEHLILGAERRYTPFQAARSAGVSVELATRFWRAMGFADIGQAKALTEADVLALRRLSGLVEAGLLSEAMAVQVARSTGQTTARLADWQIDSFLEGLTEPPEPGMTRTEVTYPLIELLLPELQEFLVYVWRRQLAAATGRVVQVADDEEMVDRRLAVAFADLVGFTRLTRRMEEEELGELVEAFETTAADLVAARGGRLIKTLGDEVLYAADDAGTAAEIAVELIETMAADQTMPELRVGMAFGTVTTRMGDVFGTTVNLASRLTSIAPRDAVLVDAAFAEELVRGEAAPASEATHDEQVAEARKRGAEPPWYPFALRPVWQRPVRGLGVVEPWLLTRRGAES; this is encoded by the coding sequence GTGACCGTCGACGACACGGGCCCCGGGGCGGAGGGAGACGACGGGCTGGAGCCGCGGCGCGCCGATTCCGCCGAGGACCCGCTGGCGCTGCGTCTGGAACACCTCATCCTCGGTGCCGAGCGTCGTTACACCCCCTTCCAGGCCGCCCGCAGCGCCGGCGTTTCGGTGGAGCTGGCCACCCGGTTCTGGCGGGCCATGGGCTTCGCCGACATCGGCCAGGCCAAGGCCCTCACCGAGGCGGACGTCCTCGCCCTTCGCCGGCTCTCCGGGTTGGTCGAGGCGGGGCTGCTCAGCGAGGCGATGGCGGTCCAGGTGGCGCGGTCCACCGGCCAGACCACCGCCCGGCTGGCGGACTGGCAGATCGACTCGTTCCTGGAGGGGCTGACCGAGCCCCCGGAGCCGGGAATGACCCGGACCGAGGTCACGTACCCCCTGATAGAGCTGCTGCTTCCGGAGTTGCAGGAGTTCCTGGTCTATGTGTGGCGGCGCCAGCTCGCCGCCGCGACGGGCCGGGTCGTCCAGGTCGCCGACGACGAGGAGATGGTCGACCGTCGGCTCGCCGTGGCCTTCGCCGACCTGGTCGGGTTCACCCGGTTGACGCGCCGGATGGAGGAGGAGGAACTCGGCGAACTGGTCGAGGCGTTCGAGACCACCGCCGCGGACCTGGTCGCCGCCCGGGGCGGTCGGCTCATCAAGACCCTCGGCGACGAGGTGCTGTACGCGGCGGACGACGCCGGCACGGCGGCCGAGATCGCCGTCGAACTGATCGAGACGATGGCCGCCGACCAGACCATGCCCGAGCTGCGGGTCGGCATGGCCTTCGGCACCGTCACCACGCGGATGGGCGACGTCTTCGGCACGACCGTGAACCTGGCGTCCCGACTCACCTCGATAGCGCCCCGGGACGCCGTCCTCGTCGACGCCGCCTTCGCCGAGGAACTGGTCAGGGGCGAGGCCGCGCCCGCCTCGGAGGCGACGCACGACGAGCAGGTCGCCGAGGCGCGGAAGCGGGGCGCTGAGCCGCCCTGGTACCCCTTCGCGCTCCGACCCGTGTGGCAGCGGCCGGTGCGCGGTCTCGGGGTCGTGGAACCCTGGTTGCTCACCCGGCGGGGCGCGGAGTCGTAG
- a CDS encoding enoyl-CoA hydratase-related protein encodes MGEERFGDVVAVRRSEDGRVAELVLDRPKAMNAVSTAMAGAIRDACAALADDREVRAVVLTSTHARAFCVGADLKERDSFTDADLLRQRPVTRAAYTAVLELPMPTVAAVGGFALGGGFELALSCDVIVADATAVVGLPEVSVGVIPGGGGTQLLPRRVGAARAAELVFTARRVAADEARRLGIVDELVAEGEARGEALALAARMAANSPVGLRAAKRALRLGQGLDLRAGLEVEDAAWRAVAFSGDRAEGVAAFNEKREPRWPGE; translated from the coding sequence ATGGGCGAGGAGCGATTCGGGGACGTCGTCGCGGTCCGGCGGTCGGAGGACGGTCGGGTCGCCGAGCTGGTCCTCGACCGGCCGAAGGCGATGAACGCCGTGTCCACGGCGATGGCCGGGGCGATCCGCGACGCCTGCGCCGCCCTCGCCGACGACAGGGAGGTCCGGGCGGTGGTCCTGACTTCGACGCACGCGCGGGCGTTCTGTGTCGGCGCCGACCTCAAGGAGCGCGATTCCTTCACCGACGCGGACCTGCTGCGCCAGCGCCCGGTGACGCGCGCCGCGTACACGGCCGTCCTGGAGCTGCCGATGCCCACCGTCGCCGCGGTGGGCGGTTTCGCCCTCGGCGGGGGGTTCGAGCTGGCGCTCTCCTGCGACGTGATCGTGGCCGACGCCACGGCGGTCGTGGGGTTGCCCGAGGTGTCCGTGGGCGTCATCCCCGGCGGCGGCGGTACGCAGCTGCTGCCCCGGAGGGTCGGCGCGGCGCGCGCCGCCGAGCTGGTCTTCACCGCTCGACGGGTGGCCGCCGACGAGGCGCGGCGGCTGGGCATCGTGGACGAGTTGGTGGCGGAGGGGGAGGCGCGGGGGGAGGCGCTTGCGCTGGCCGCCCGGATGGCCGCCAACTCCCCGGTCGGGCTCCGCGCCGCCAAGCGGGCGCTGCGGCTCGGCCAGGGGCTCGACCTGAGGGCCGGGCTGGAGGTCGAGGACGCGGCGTGGCGGGCCGTGGCGTTCTCCGGGGATCGGGCGGAGGGCGTGGCCGCCTTCAACGAGAAGCGGGAGCCCCGCTGGCCCGGGGAGTGA
- a CDS encoding nucleoside triphosphate pyrophosphatase, producing MTDQPRRRLVLASRSPARLGLLRQAGIRPEVIVSGVDEDAVSAPTPAELALALARAKASVVAARPEARGALVVGCDSVLDLDGRPLGKPADAEEAVARWKAMRGRAGTLRTGHHVHDTVTGRHAAAVASTVVRFGDPSDAEIAAYVATGEPLGVAGAFTLDGRSAPFVDGIDGDHGNVIGLSLPLLRRLLAELGVGITALWEPERS from the coding sequence ATGACAGATCAGCCGCGCCGCCGACTCGTGCTCGCCTCCCGGTCCCCCGCACGGCTGGGCCTGCTGCGGCAGGCCGGAATCCGCCCCGAGGTGATCGTGAGCGGTGTCGACGAGGACGCCGTGAGCGCGCCCACCCCCGCCGAGCTGGCGCTGGCGTTGGCGCGGGCCAAGGCATCGGTGGTGGCCGCCCGCCCCGAGGCGCGTGGAGCGCTGGTCGTCGGGTGCGACTCCGTCCTGGACCTGGACGGCCGCCCCCTCGGCAAGCCCGCCGACGCGGAAGAGGCCGTCGCCCGTTGGAAGGCCATGCGCGGCCGGGCCGGCACCCTGCGGACCGGCCACCACGTCCACGACACCGTCACGGGCCGCCATGCCGCCGCCGTCGCCTCCACCGTGGTCCGCTTCGGCGACCCGAGCGACGCGGAGATCGCCGCCTACGTCGCCACCGGTGAGCCGCTCGGTGTCGCCGGGGCCTTCACCCTGGACGGGCGCTCCGCTCCGTTCGTCGACGGCATCGACGGCGACCACGGCAACGTCATCGGCCTGAGCCTCCCCCTGCTCCGCCGCCTCCTCGCGGAACTGGGGGTGGGCATCACCGCGCTGTGGGAGCCGGAGCGGAGCTGA
- the hutH gene encoding histidine ammonia-lyase, with translation MRQVVVGTSGVTASDVLAVARGDARVELSEGALAALAASREIVDALAAKPEPVYGVSTGFGALATRHIGPELRARLQRNIVRSHAAGMGPRVEREVVRALMFLRLKTLCSGRTGVRPELARTMADLLNAGITPVVHEYGSLGCSGDLAPLSHCALALMGEGDAEGPDGIPRPAGELLDAHGIRPVELREKEGLALLNGTDGMLGMLILALSDLARLYTCADITAALTLEALLGTDRVLAPELHAIRPHPGQAASAANMLAVLEGSGMTGHHQDEAPRVQDAYSVRCAPQVAGAGRDTLAHARLVAERELASSVDNPVVLPDGRVESNGNFHGAPVGYVLDFLAIAVADLGSIAERRTDRLLDRHRSHGLPPFLADDPGVDSGLMIAQYTQAALVAELKRLAVPASADSIPSSAMQEDHVSMGWSAARKLRTAVDHLTRILAIESYTACRAIRLRNGLVPAPATSAVVAAVREAGVEGPGPDRFLAPDLRAMESLVRDGGLVAAAESVTGPLR, from the coding sequence ATGCGCCAGGTGGTGGTCGGGACCTCCGGGGTCACCGCGTCCGATGTCCTCGCCGTCGCGCGGGGCGACGCCCGCGTCGAGCTCTCCGAGGGCGCGCTGGCCGCTCTCGCCGCCTCGCGCGAGATCGTCGACGCCCTGGCGGCAAAGCCCGAGCCGGTATACGGCGTCAGCACCGGTTTCGGCGCGCTCGCCACCCGACACATCGGCCCCGAGCTTCGGGCCCGGCTCCAACGCAACATCGTGCGCTCGCACGCGGCGGGCATGGGACCCCGGGTCGAGCGGGAGGTGGTGCGGGCCTTGATGTTCCTCCGGCTGAAGACGCTCTGCTCCGGCCGCACCGGGGTCCGCCCCGAGCTGGCCCGGACGATGGCGGACCTGCTGAACGCCGGCATCACCCCGGTCGTGCACGAGTACGGCTCGCTCGGCTGCTCGGGGGACCTGGCACCGTTGTCCCACTGCGCCCTCGCGCTCATGGGCGAGGGAGACGCCGAGGGCCCCGACGGCATCCCCCGCCCGGCCGGCGAACTGCTCGACGCGCATGGGATCCGCCCCGTGGAACTGCGAGAGAAGGAAGGACTGGCCCTGCTCAACGGCACGGACGGCATGCTCGGCATGCTGATCCTGGCCTTGTCGGACCTGGCCCGCCTCTACACCTGCGCCGACATCACCGCGGCGCTCACCCTGGAGGCGTTGCTGGGCACCGACCGGGTCCTCGCCCCGGAGCTGCACGCGATCCGCCCGCACCCCGGGCAGGCCGCCAGCGCCGCCAACATGCTCGCCGTGCTGGAGGGCTCCGGGATGACCGGCCACCACCAGGACGAAGCGCCCCGGGTCCAGGACGCCTACTCCGTGCGCTGCGCCCCGCAGGTGGCCGGGGCCGGTCGGGACACCCTGGCCCACGCGCGGCTCGTCGCCGAGCGGGAGTTGGCGTCCTCGGTGGACAACCCGGTGGTCCTGCCCGACGGCCGGGTCGAGTCCAACGGCAACTTCCACGGCGCGCCCGTCGGCTACGTCCTCGACTTCCTGGCCATCGCCGTCGCCGACCTGGGCTCGATCGCCGAGAGGCGCACCGACCGGCTGCTGGATCGCCACCGCAGCCACGGGTTGCCGCCCTTCCTCGCCGACGACCCCGGTGTGGACTCCGGTCTGATGATCGCCCAGTACACGCAGGCGGCGTTGGTCGCGGAGCTGAAGCGGTTGGCCGTGCCGGCCTCGGCGGACTCCATCCCGTCCTCGGCGATGCAGGAGGACCACGTGTCGATGGGATGGTCGGCGGCGCGCAAGTTGCGCACGGCCGTCGACCACCTCACGCGGATCCTCGCGATCGAGTCGTACACCGCCTGTCGGGCGATCCGGCTGAGAAACGGTCTCGTCCCGGCGCCAGCCACCAGCGCCGTGGTCGCCGCCGTGCGGGAGGCCGGGGTCGAGGGTCCCGGGCCCGATCGCTTCCTCGCCCCGGATCTGCGGGCGATGGAGAGCCTGGTCCGGGACGGCGGGCTGGTCGCGGCGGCGGAGTCGGTCACCGGGCCGCTGCGCTAG